One Oryza brachyantha chromosome 3, ObraRS2, whole genome shotgun sequence DNA segment encodes these proteins:
- the LOC102709064 gene encoding uncharacterized protein LOC102709064, whose protein sequence is MVGRGSPKLSMIPRVSPKLGRMLSVTSTRMKTVSPQSRLAKKTASSPKGNQVKQRAIWNAKLEKSLVEILHEYKDSGYRGDNGWNTEGWNRMVKDFHTRNRCVSFTKSQVQEKEGQLKRDYKMLKAARQQSGSSWNEKRCMVEGSPAMWQNLHSQRSKSFATTRPAFPCMMHLVSYMTDILLRENTTAPPLIQWKMRNP, encoded by the exons ATGGTTGGAAGAGGTTCTCCAAAACTCAGTATGATTCCAAGGGTGTCTCCTAAGCTTGGTAGGATGCTATCTGTGACAAGTACTAGGATGAAGACTGTCTCTCCTCAAAGTAGACTTGCTAAGAAGACTGCAAGCTCTCCAAAAG GAAACCAAGTCAAGCAGCGGGCAATTTGGAATGCGAAGTTGGAGAAGTCACTTGTTGAAATCCTTCATGAGTATAAAGACAGTGGTTATAGAGGAGATAATGGCTGGAACACTGAAGGATGGAATAGAATGGTGAAAGATTTCCACACAAGGAACAGATGTGTGTCATTCACCAAAAGTCAAGTTCAAGAGAAGGAGGGTCAACTGAAAAGAGATTACAAGATGTTGAAAGCGGCCAGACAACAAAGTGGGTCTTCTTGGAACGAGAAGAGATGCATGGTCGAGGGATCGCCAGCTATGTGGCAAAACTT ACATTCCCAAAGATCAAAAAGTTTCGCAACAACAAGGCCAGCTTTCCCTTGTATGATGCACTTGGTGAGCTATATGACG GACATCTTGCTGAGGGAAAATACAACTGCACCTCCCTTGATTCAATGGAAGATGAGGAACCCCTGA